The bacterium genome contains the following window.
GCAAAAAGGGCAAAACGTCGGACTTTGCGCGTCGGATCATTACCGTCGATCTCATGCGTTCTTGCAGTTCTTCGAGGCGGCTCGCGCCGTCCGTGTGCCACACCTCGCGCGTGAATCCGCCTCGGACTCGGATGGTCTCCTTCACAGCGCCGCAGTAGCGCATCAGGAACGGCCATTCCAGGTTCCAGGTGACCGGGTCCAGGGCGTGCAGCAGCGGCCATAGCTCCTTCGGGCGGTTGGGCAGCGGCGTGCCCGTCAGGAACAGCGCGCGCTTGGCTTGGTTGATCAGTCCAAGCTGGGCAGGCTCCGCGGGTCTGCCTCGCTTCTTGTCCTCGCGTTTGCCCTTCTTGCCCAGGATGACTTCGCTCCGTTGTGCGGTGCCCGTCTTCATGCGGTGAGCTTCGTCCACGATGAGAAGGCCCCAGGTCCGAGCCATCAGCGCTGCGCGGAGCTGGGCTGCACGCGGGCCGACAAGCCGCTCGTAGTTGACGATGACGAGATCGTTGCGAGGATGCGGAGGATCGTTCGACTCCACAACGTGGATGAGCCGTGGGCGCACGAGCCACTTCTCTGCCTCGCGCTTCCACAACAGGCGCAGGCTTGCCGGGCAGATGACGAGGATGCTGCCCATGTTGGGCACGGCATTGGCGACTCCGAGCGCCTCCACGGTTTTGCCAGTGCCACAAGAATCCGCCAGCAGCACATTCCTGCGCGCCAGCGCGTACTCGACGGCGGCAAGTTGGTACGGGTAGTATTCGCACCCGGGCGGCGCAGGCACTTCGAGCTTGCTGTCCGCGGCCTTGCTCGCCTCGACGGTGCGGTAGTGATCCGCCAGCGAGTAGATCGCGGACTCGGCGAGGTACTTCTCCGCTCGGGAGGCCACCGTCTTGTCGGCGGTGAACCAGATGCGCGGCTCCATGTGAGCCTTGCAGGCTTCGCAGGCGTGGTAGCAGCGCTCGTCGCCGAAGTGGAAGTGGAAGCCCAGGCTCTTGAGATACTCGCGCGCGGGAACGTCGTCGAAACGAATCTGCGCGTAGTAGATGCCGTGGCTGAACTCGATCTTCATGCCTATCCTCGCGCCCCGGCAACCGTCATCGCGTTGGCGAACTCGGTCATGTACGGCAGGCGAAGGATCCACGCGCAGACACCTTCCGGCCCCGACCACTCGGGCATGCGGTGGCTCCTGCGGTCGAAGTACATCTTGAGCGCGGTCTCGTAGTTGAACGAATAGGTGGCCTTCTGCAAGAA
Protein-coding sequences here:
- a CDS encoding DEAD/DEAH box helicase — encoded protein: MKIEFSHGIYYAQIRFDDVPAREYLKSLGFHFHFGDERCYHACEACKAHMEPRIWFTADKTVASRAEKYLAESAIYSLADHYRTVEASKAADSKLEVPAPPGCEYYPYQLAAVEYALARRNVLLADSCGTGKTVEALGVANAVPNMGSILVICPASLRLLWKREAEKWLVRPRLIHVVESNDPPHPRNDLVIVNYERLVGPRAAQLRAALMARTWGLLIVDEAHRMKTGTAQRSEVILGKKGKREDKKRGRPAEPAQLGLINQAKRALFLTGTPLPNRPKELWPLLHALDPVTWNLEWPFLMRYCGAVKETIRVRGGFTREVWHTDGASRLEELQERMRSTVMIRRAKSDVLPFLPKKTRQIVFLPPTGASAAVKAEHAAWTKQSGQIDVLAAEVDLAEAGGDTVAYEMALDRLCQTIADIDFKTISVERQKLALAKLPSVFEHLDLVLEERPKIVVMAHHHAVIEQLVAHYGSEAVCVYGPTPQNDRLAIVDRFQSDPKIRVFIGSIQAAGVGLTLTAADYMAFVESSWVPGDLSQAEDRIHRISQRNAVLIQHLAVDESLDAVMLAKVIRKQQIADAALEHTAAARIGPVEPPKPPKIVWPVATDEERGAASAGFLAVSALCDGARQRDGMGFSGAHAHMGRRVAEIAKRRQLTDGEVALAKRILPRYHKQLPAEILARLMGTEKQGTLAEVLREE